The following coding sequences lie in one Arachis hypogaea cultivar Tifrunner chromosome 9, arahy.Tifrunner.gnm2.J5K5, whole genome shotgun sequence genomic window:
- the LOC112709445 gene encoding putative F-box/LRR-repeat protein At5g54820: MAEKETDKLSSLPEDILLYILSSLPFKEAAKTCILSKKWLKLWQSTNTVNNDELEWKNEEACGAVEVAQRKAFKNFFKIWITLQKHHHLHHKFTLKVFPPPNCGDIVGAGVDFAVLDGVKDLKLDFLEHTEECYGHASVEFPRSVYENKKLHQKLESLELYSCSLAPGNLTKFEALNDVTLSSIQLTMESVKTLLSTCPWMESLSLKYCWDLESFDIDKLNLKKLVIHECLFGWNYIRFEAPNLKVFKYCGLPPESEVKVVAGTIEEADLDLSPMDEFFACGNELRKFIRDFFAVNVLTVCSVILQQYEVRYYTDESWKRFIVPICFQRSLREVEVNGFKGTRGQFDVCSHLIRSTLILRKLSVNVLNDDDPARVVRRRSIGWQLHRISKASSDLVIIIR, translated from the exons ATGGCGGAAAAAGAAACTGACAAACTTTCTTCATTGCCCGAAGACATTCTTCTCTACATTCTTTCCTCGCTTCCTTTCAAAGAAGCCGCGAAAACATGTATCCTCTCCAAGAAGTGGCTGAAGCTGTGGCAATCTACCAACACAGTCAACAACGACGAACTTGAATGGAAGAATGAAGAAGCTTGTGGAGCCGTTGAAGTAGCGCAAAGGAAGGCTTTCAAGAACTTCTTCAAGATCTGGATCACATTGCAGAAGCACCACCATCTCCACCACAAATTCACCCTCAAGGTTTTTCCTCCTCCTAACTGCGGCGACATTGTCGGAGCCGGCGTCGATTTCGCCGTACTGGACGGCGTCAAAGATTTGAAACTCGATTTCTTGGAACATACTGAAGAGTGCTACGGTCATGCCTCGGTTGAATTTCCGAGAAGCGTTTACGAGAACAAGAAACTGCACCAAAAACTGGAGAGTTTGGAACTTTACTCGTGCAGTTTGGCGCCTGGAAACTTGACCAAGTTTGAGGCACTGAATGATGTGACTCTTTCTTCGATTCAGTTGACAATGGAATCGGTTAAGACGCTGCTATCGACTTGCCCTTGGATGGAGAGTCTGAGCCTGAAGTACTGTTGGGATCTTGAATCCTTTGATATAGATAAATTGAATCTGAAGAAGTTGGTGATTCATGAGTGCCTATTTGGTTGGAATTATATTCGTTTTGAGGCGCCAAATCTGAAGGTTTTCAAGTACTGCGGATTGCCGCCGGAGTCTGAAGTGAAGGTGGTAGCTGGTACCATAGAGGAGGCAGATCTTGATTTAAGCCCCATGGATGAGTTCTTTGCATGTGGCAACGAACTTCGGAAATTTATTCGAGATTTCTTTGCTGTCAATGTTCTTACGGTTTGCAGCGTCATTCTTCAG CAATATGAAGTCCGTTATTATACCGATGAATCCTGGAAAAGGTTCATAGTGCCGATTTGCTTCCAAAGAAGCCTCAGGGAAGTGGAAGTGAATGGGTTTAAAGGAACACGCGGCCAATTTGATGTATGCTCCCATTTGATCCGCTCTACTTTAATTTTGCGGAAGCTCAGCGTCAATGTTTTGAATGATGATGACCCTGCCAGGGTGGTGAGGCGTCGTAGTATCGGATGGCAATTGCACCGTATTTCAAAGGCTTCAAGTGATTTGGTGATAATAATTCGTTGA